From one Rhodamnia argentea isolate NSW1041297 chromosome 1, ASM2092103v1, whole genome shotgun sequence genomic stretch:
- the LOC115747047 gene encoding isoflavone 3'-hydroxylase-like, which produces MDSIAFANTKFVPTMEASSLYDFLPLTFLLLLLLLLLTLQLFSSWLNQPKNLPPSPPSVPILGHLHLLKHPLHRTLHSLSQSYGPVFSLRFGSRRVVVISSAEAAEECWSKNDIVLANRPSTIAGKHIGYDSTLVVFASYGDHWRNLRRVFTLEIFSSTRLNSFLPVRRDEIKRLLLNLNKRASSSGDDFAKVELKSMFSDMIYNVIVRMLTGKRYYGEDVTNAEEAMVFREIMSELVEYAVNVYPGDFLSILRLVFRSYEKKVARMGKRSDELLQNFIEQHRGSLKIGGGGGRGDTVLDHLLSLQETEPEFYTDEIIKGLIMVNFVAGTDTTTSTMERAMSLLLSHPHCLKRAAEELDTVIGQERLIEEADIPKLPFLQNIVTETLRLKPPAPLLVPHMSSKDCIIGGYNVPRQTVVFFNVWSIQRDPQVWEDPKSFKPERFDNGENGQCKLVSFGLGRRACPGANMALRVLNVALGSLIQCFEWKRISEESADGTEGKGMTMPRAVPLEAMCKAREIMARITK; this is translated from the exons ATGGACTCCATAGCCTTCGCCAATACCAAGTTCGTCCCAACCATGGAGGCTTCATCACTTTACGATTTCCTTCCTCtaactttcctcctcctcctcctcctcctcctcctcactcTGCAACTCTTCTCTTCATGGTTAAACCAACCCAAGAACCTCCCGCCATCCCCGCCTTCCGTCCCCATCCTTGGCCACCTCCACCTCCTGAAACACCCCCTTCACCGTACACTCCACTCCCTCTCCCAGTCATACGGCCCCGTCTTCTCTCTCCGCTTCGGCTCCCGCCGAGTGGTTGTCATCTCGTCGGCAGAGGCCGCGGAAGAATGCTGGTCTAAGAACGACATCGTGCTTGCCAACCGGCCCTCGACCATCGCTGGCAAGCACATTGGGTACGACAGCACGCTCGTTGTCTTTGCCTCATACGGCGACCACTGGCGCAATCTCCGCCGCGTTTTCACCCTCGAGATCTTTTCCTCCACCCGTCTCAACTCCTTCTTGCCCGTTCGAAGGGACGAAATCAAGCGGCTCCTGCTTAATCTGAACAAAAGGGCCTCATCATCTGGCGACGACTTCGCTAAGGTGGAGCTAAAATCGATGTTCTCGGATATGATATACAATGTCATTGTGAGGATGTTGACTGGGAAGAGGTACTATGGGGAGGATGTGACGAATGCCGAGGAGGCGATGGTGTTCCGTGAGATCATGTCTGAATTGGTGGAGTATGCTGTCAATGTGTATCCAGGGGATTTCTTGAGTATCTTGAGGTTGGTGTTTAGGAGCTATGAGAAGAAAGTGGCTAGGATGGGCAAGAGATCGGACGAGCTGTTACAAAATTTCATTGAACAGCACAGAGGTAGTCTCAAGATAGGAGGTGGCGGAGGGAGGGGGGACACCGTGCTGGATCATTTGCTCTCGTTGCAGGAGACGGAGCCCGAGTTTTACACTGATGAGATCATCAAAGGCCTTATAATG GTCAACTTTGTAGCAGGCACCGACACTACTACTTCGACAATGGAAAGGGCAATGTCTCTTTTACTAAGTCATCCGCATTGTTTAAAAAGAGCTGCCGAGGAGTTGGATACTGTAATTGGTCAAGAACGCTTGATAGAGGAGGCAGAcattccaaaacttccttttctCCAAAACATTGTAACGGAAACTCTCCGTTTGAAACCACCGGCGCCACTTCTGGTTCCACACATGTCATCAAAGGATTGCATCATAGGCGGTTATAATGTGCCCCGTCAAACCGTAGTATTCTTCAATGTATGGAGCATCCAAAGGGACCCGCAGGTGTGGGAGGATCCGAAAAGTTTCAAACCCGAAAGATTTGACAATGGAGAGAACGGTCAATGCAAGCTAGTGTCATTCGGGCTTGGGAGGCGAGCCTGTCCCGGAGCAAACATGGCCCTACGAGTGCTAAATGTAGCTTTGGGATCGTTGATCCAGTGTTTTGAATGGAAAAGAATAAGCGAGGAATCGGCGGATGGGACCGAAGGAAAAGGAATGACTATGCCTAGGGCCGTGCCATTGGAAGCCATGTGCAAAGCCCGTGAAATCATGGCAAGGATTACCAAGTGA